A genomic window from Gemmatimonadaceae bacterium includes:
- a CDS encoding AtpZ/AtpI family protein, giving the protein MAETPQKSTRESKPTGEVSPWALAGLGMQFCVAIIVFVYAGNWLDRRMDTAPLFLLGGVFVGGGGVFYSSYRRLMATSEQAPPRQDSDHDSPPSA; this is encoded by the coding sequence ATGGCAGAAACGCCACAGAAGTCGACGCGTGAATCCAAGCCAACGGGAGAGGTCAGCCCGTGGGCCCTGGCCGGGCTCGGCATGCAGTTCTGTGTGGCCATCATCGTCTTCGTCTACGCCGGCAACTGGCTCGACCGTCGGATGGACACCGCGCCGCTCTTTCTTCTGGGCGGCGTGTTCGTAGGAGGCGGTGGCGTGTTCTACTCCAGCTATCGGCGCCTCATGGCGACGAGCGAGCAGGCGCCGCCGCGGCAGGATTCGGATCACGACTCGCCCCCGTCTGCATGA
- the atpB gene encoding F0F1 ATP synthase subunit A, protein MLRSLSRSLTRSFAMIAGFTVLATAPLSLRAQEHEGAAAAEHAVPQAEGPVDIITPHITDSRYLEIPWPNAHLAKEVELPTFAPVHIGSLEVDLSPTKHVVFMALAAIIVALVLIISANTSKKQHETIGHTKGFACAIEAMALYLRNEVVLPNVGHHGEAFVPFALTLFFFILVMNLFGMLPWGATATGNVSVTATLAIITAIVVEVAGIRANGLGYLSTIFYWNKELPLVMRVIMFVVMSPVEMVGKISKPFALTIRLFANMTAGHIVLLALMGLIFTFKSWVITPVPVLMATAISMLELFVAFLQAFIFTLLASVFIGQIREAHH, encoded by the coding sequence ATGCTCCGTTCGCTTTCGCGATCGCTCACGCGGTCGTTCGCCATGATCGCCGGATTCACCGTGCTGGCCACCGCGCCGCTGTCGCTGCGCGCCCAGGAGCACGAGGGTGCCGCCGCCGCCGAACATGCGGTGCCGCAGGCGGAAGGCCCGGTCGACATCATCACGCCGCACATCACCGACAGCCGGTACCTCGAAATCCCGTGGCCCAATGCGCATCTGGCCAAGGAAGTCGAGCTGCCGACGTTCGCGCCGGTGCACATCGGCTCGCTCGAAGTGGACCTCTCGCCCACCAAGCACGTCGTGTTCATGGCGCTCGCCGCCATCATCGTCGCGCTGGTCCTGATTATCTCGGCGAACACGTCCAAGAAGCAGCACGAAACGATCGGCCACACCAAGGGCTTTGCCTGCGCCATCGAGGCGATGGCGCTCTACCTCCGCAATGAAGTGGTGCTGCCGAACGTCGGCCATCACGGCGAAGCGTTCGTGCCGTTCGCGCTGACGCTCTTCTTCTTCATCCTCGTGATGAACCTCTTCGGCATGCTGCCGTGGGGCGCCACCGCCACCGGCAATGTGTCGGTCACCGCGACGCTGGCCATCATCACCGCCATTGTCGTGGAAGTCGCGGGCATCCGGGCCAACGGCCTTGGGTACCTCAGCACGATCTTCTATTGGAACAAGGAGCTCCCGCTCGTCATGCGCGTCATCATGTTCGTCGTGATGTCGCCGGTCGAAATGGTGGGCAAGATCTCCAAGCCGTTCGCGCTCACGATCCGTCTGTTCGCGAACATGACCGCCGGGCACATCGTGCTCCTCGCGCTCATGGGGCTCATCTTCACCTTCAAGAGCTGGGTGATCACGCCGGTGCCGGTCCTCATGGCCACCGCGATCAGCATGCTCGAACTGTTCGTCGCCTTCCTGCAGGCCTTCATCTTCACGCTGCTGGCCAGCGTGTTCATCGGCCAGATCCGGGAAGCGCACCACTAA